TCTAAAAAATAAACATCACGATCGGCAACCGCCGCACGATCTTGATTGATTCCAATCTGTTTTGATTATTCCGTTTGATTCTTGTTGAATTCTTTTTTCCAATAGACCGCGCCGAAAACCGCAAAACCGATCAGACAACAAGCTCCCTGCCAAAACTGCAGCAGAAAGAAATATCCTAAAGAGAACATTCCGAAAAACAAAGCGACGGTTCCCAAAAACCAAAGCATGATTCTTCTTTGAAAATCCTCGAGCCTTTCTTTGCTTTCGCCGCCCTTCCAAAATCCGAACGGATTGACCCTCTGGACGAAGGCGTCTAACGTTGCCTGCGGAACCGGAGGAGTCAAAAGAGTCACCGTGATCGAAACGATCACCGAACCGATCGCAACCCAGAACAAAAGATATTCCGATCGAACCTCGGGAAACATAGGATACAAAATCATGGATAAAACGAGTGCCGTGATCATTCCGGAAAGTTCCGTCCAAGCGTTGGTTCTCCACCAAACCCATCTTAAAATTTGAGGCAAACCCATACCGGAAGCGAAAGCCAACAAAAATTTCCACGCGCTCGCGATCGATTGGATTTGAGTCGCGACCAAAATCGCAATGACGGACATCAGCACGACCGCGATTCGACTGACTCTCACCAAAGTTTTATCGCTCGCAGTCGGGTGAATGAATCTCAGATAAAAATCGTTTACCAGATAACTCGCACCCCAGTTGATATGCGTGTCGGCCGTCGACATAAAGGCAGCCATCAAACTGGCGAACACGATTCCCAAAACTCCGCTCGGCAAAATGAGCTTCATCAAAATCGGATAACCCATCTCGCGGTCCCCGCCGACGATTTGTCCTTCGGAAAAATATCTAGTCGGATCGTGTAAAGGAAAGACGACTAACGTGACGAGCGCGGTTAACACCCAAGGCCAGGTTCGAACGATAAAGTTCGCGACGTTGAACCAAAGAGAACCCTTTTCCGCTTCTTTCGGATTTTTCGCGGTGTGGATTCTCTGCGCCAAATAACCGGAACCGTCCGAATAATACTGAGCCCACCACTGAACGGAAACGAAGATTAGAAAAACCGTAAATGGAAGAGAGGCGTCCTGAAAGTCGGGCCAGAAGCTCAGAATCGATTCGTGTCTATCAGGATAGACTTCTTCCATTTTCGTGAGAAGTCCGGAAATTCCTCCCTGACTCGAAACCGCATACACGGCGAACAAAATCGCGCCGCTCATTCCCAAAGCGAACTGAACGAGATCGGTCAGGATCACGCCTTGGATTCCTCCCATACTGCTGTAAACGATCACGACCAAAAATAAAATGAGAACGGTAATCGTATTATTCAAAGAATCGAATATTAAAAAGGAAGGCCATAAACTTTGAACGATCGCAAATCCGTCCGCACCGAGAAGATCCTTCCAATCCAAAAACGGACCGGTGATCTTTGACATCGCCTTAAACACCCATCCGAGTACAATCGAATTTACTAATATACTTAGGTAGAACGCCTTGACCATCCGAAGAATCGTCGCGGGTTTTCCGCCGTAGCGGAGCTCGACGAACTCGACGTCCGTGAGAACTTCCATCCTTCTCCATTTACCCGCAAAAAAAACGGTCATCGCCATATAACCGATCGCCCAACTCCACCAAAACCAGTTGGCCGAAATCCCGTCCGCGGCAACGAACCCGGTGATCACGAGCGGAGTATCCGCCGCAAACGTTGTCGCAACCATCGACGTTCCGAGCCACCACCATGGAAGTTTCCGATCGGCTACGAAATACGAAACGAGACTTTTACCAGCTTTGGGAGAAAGCAGAACTCCCGCGCCGAACGCAAAGATAAGATAGATGAAAAGGATGGACCAATCGACGATGCTGAACATAGTTTCTTCTTTCGTCAGTTTTAAAGCCTTTCCTAAGAACGAAACCCTCTTTCCAAAATCGAAGAATCAAAATCGAATTCTCTTGATCCCCCGCCTTGAAAGAAAATCATGACTGTTAAGGTTATGGCAAATATCATCGTTCAAAAATACGGCGGAACTTCCGTGGGGACCCCGGAAAGAATCCAGAACGTTGCAAGAAGAATCAAATCCTATCACGACAAAGGCCAGCAAGTCGCCGTTGTCGTATCCGCGATGGGACATACCACGGATGAACTCGTGGATCTCGCGAGTAAAATTTCCGCAAACCCTCCCAAACGGGAAATGGACATGCTCCTCTCGACGGGCGAGCAGATTTCCACAGCGCTCCTCGCCATGGCTCTCTGGGAAATCGGAGTTCCGGCAACTTCGTTTACGGGCTCTCAAATCAAACTTCTGACGGACGGAAATTTCTCGAACGCAAAGATCAAAGAAATCGATCGATCCAAAATCGATAACGCATTCAAAGAAGGTAAGGTCGTCATCATCGCGGGATTCCAAGGAATCGACGCGGACGAAAACATCACCACTCTGGGAAGAGGCGGTTCCGACACTTCCGCGGTCGCGGTCGCAGCGGTTTTAGGCGCGAAAGAATGTGAAATTTATACGGACGTGGACGGAGTTTATACGGCCGATCCGAGAGTCGTTCCGAACGCAAAAAAACATACGCAGATCACTTACGAAGAGATGCTCGAATTGGCGAGCTTGGGTGCGGGAGTTCTCCATTCCAGAAGCGTGGAGTTGGGAATGAATTACGACGTGGTCATTCACGTTCGCTCCAGCTTCAACGAAAACCAAGGAACGCTCGTAGTAAGCGAGGACAAGATTATGGAAAAATTAAAAGTCAGCGGAGTCACCGCAAAAAGCGATCAAGCAAGAATCACAATCGCGGGGGTTCCCGACAAACCGGGATTAGCCGCGGGGCTTTTCGGAGAACTGAGTTCCAAACACATTCTCGTGGACATGATCGTCCAGTCTTCTCCGCATAACGGAATCAATACGATCTCCTTTACGATTCCGAAAAAGGACGTTCTCGAAGCGAAGCCGATCCTTCAGGGATTTTCAAAGTCTCACAACGCGAAAGAACCGGAAATCAACGAAAGTATCGCGATCGTTTCCGCGGTCGGGGTCGGAATGAAATCGCACGTGGGAGTTGCAGCGGGAATGTTCAAAGCGCTCGCGGACAACGGAATCAACATCG
This sequence is a window from Leptospira yasudae. Protein-coding genes within it:
- a CDS encoding sodium:solute symporter family protein, translated to MFSIVDWSILFIYLIFAFGAGVLLSPKAGKSLVSYFVADRKLPWWWLGTSMVATTFAADTPLVITGFVAADGISANWFWWSWAIGYMAMTVFFAGKWRRMEVLTDVEFVELRYGGKPATILRMVKAFYLSILVNSIVLGWVFKAMSKITGPFLDWKDLLGADGFAIVQSLWPSFLIFDSLNNTITVLILFLVVIVYSSMGGIQGVILTDLVQFALGMSGAILFAVYAVSSQGGISGLLTKMEEVYPDRHESILSFWPDFQDASLPFTVFLIFVSVQWWAQYYSDGSGYLAQRIHTAKNPKEAEKGSLWFNVANFIVRTWPWVLTALVTLVVFPLHDPTRYFSEGQIVGGDREMGYPILMKLILPSGVLGIVFASLMAAFMSTADTHINWGASYLVNDFYLRFIHPTASDKTLVRVSRIAVVLMSVIAILVATQIQSIASAWKFLLAFASGMGLPQILRWVWWRTNAWTELSGMITALVLSMILYPMFPEVRSEYLLFWVAIGSVIVSITVTLLTPPVPQATLDAFVQRVNPFGFWKGGESKERLEDFQRRIMLWFLGTVALFFGMFSLGYFFLLQFWQGACCLIGFAVFGAVYWKKEFNKNQTE
- a CDS encoding aspartate kinase: MANIIVQKYGGTSVGTPERIQNVARRIKSYHDKGQQVAVVVSAMGHTTDELVDLASKISANPPKREMDMLLSTGEQISTALLAMALWEIGVPATSFTGSQIKLLTDGNFSNAKIKEIDRSKIDNAFKEGKVVIIAGFQGIDADENITTLGRGGSDTSAVAVAAVLGAKECEIYTDVDGVYTADPRVVPNAKKHTQITYEEMLELASLGAGVLHSRSVELGMNYDVVIHVRSSFNENQGTLVVSEDKIMEKLKVSGVTAKSDQARITIAGVPDKPGLAAGLFGELSSKHILVDMIVQSSPHNGINTISFTIPKKDVLEAKPILQGFSKSHNAKEPEINESIAIVSAVGVGMKSHVGVAAGMFKALADNGINIEMISTSEIKISCVIPEDQAKVAINKIHDVFGLSA